The Spirosoma radiotolerans genome has a window encoding:
- a CDS encoding PKD domain-containing protein has translation MYKRAIYLLVLLATMACEPFDLTKKTFLTCAKPAAGIGYTVGRLDVTFFLENPQGDIGAVGWDPGDGSGKSRVGTRVTYNYSKAGTYTVTLTLANACDDNFTTTKQITVSN, from the coding sequence ATGTATAAACGGGCTATTTATCTGTTGGTATTACTGGCTACAATGGCCTGTGAACCGTTTGATTTAACAAAAAAAACATTCCTAACCTGTGCTAAACCGGCTGCCGGGATCGGGTATACCGTCGGTCGTTTAGATGTTACATTTTTTCTCGAAAATCCGCAGGGCGACATTGGCGCCGTCGGTTGGGACCCCGGCGATGGCAGTGGCAAAAGCCGCGTAGGAACGCGCGTGACCTACAACTACTCTAAGGCAGGAACCTACACCGTAACGTTGACACTGGCTAACGCGTGCGATGACAACTTTACGACTACTAAACAAATTACCGTCAGTAACTAA
- a CDS encoding ABC transporter permease, producing the protein MANHAPTPPAWADRLLTWVCPSALREELLGDLHEQFADQVAQVGERKARQFYSLEVLRFVRPYFLSRRVASFTNSSTSTKSTGTPRYSSNEYPQPSFLHPAMLSNYIKIAFRNLWKSKGYAAINVVGLSVAFVISTFLFLTTYFQLSFDSFHTDGDRVYKANLFFNDPEKASYSGTLPLPFTPALKAEYPEIEAAARLMNGSNVVEYKGKFFDKNVMFTDPDFLKIFSFPLLKGNRATALNDRSNIVISQSMAKAIFGKEDPMGKRVLLGRDSNAKEFTVSGVLADFPTNSTIQYDAFIQITNAGNYQSDKDKWDAMSHAAYVKLSPNVSRATVENRLKSFATKYFSGDIEKLKKKGAKPDERGDLFAIRLQKLSDIHFNTETGGKSGEPITLIYALAGIGFFILLIACINFINLSIARSFIRAKEVGVRKSLGALKTQLFVQIWGEAALICFVGFLVGMVLTYLLLPAFNTTFQGKLTLDYMLQPDKLVLILSLFGLVTLVAGGYPALQMSKFNAVDVLKGKITMKRPGFLRNSLIVTQFTLSTLLICCTIIAVQQVRHMRGQPLGFQKEEVISIPVGNQEDGQLVLKRMRNRLASDPTIIAITGSGVNLGLGKDRSTSRSVMGFTYKEKEISTDWLQVDYDYLKTLNIKLLSGREFSPAYPSDTLDRVVITESMAKMIGEKDPVGKYFQTDTAGVKYQIIGLVPDFHLYSSKSEKKPITMYLAHSQPISYVFVRVAPQSLAGSMDKLKAVWKEVAPKSEFIGSFMDENTNAWYKGEEQLSKIFSLASSIAILLSCLGLFAVALMVIEQRTKEIGVRKVLGASIPNIVFILSQDFVKLVVLAIVIATPLAWFFMQKWLDGYSYRIEISAWIFVLVGMAAILIALATVSFHSIKAALMNPVKSLRSE; encoded by the coding sequence ATGGCCAACCACGCTCCTACTCCCCCTGCCTGGGCTGATCGGCTGCTTACCTGGGTTTGCCCGTCTGCGTTACGGGAAGAGCTATTGGGCGATCTGCACGAGCAGTTTGCCGATCAGGTAGCCCAGGTTGGCGAACGAAAGGCCCGCCAGTTCTACAGTCTGGAAGTACTCCGGTTTGTCCGCCCTTACTTTCTCAGCCGACGAGTTGCCAGTTTTACGAACTCATCAACCAGCACCAAATCAACAGGTACACCTCGCTATAGCTCCAACGAATATCCTCAACCCTCATTTCTTCACCCTGCTATGCTCAGCAATTATATCAAAATCGCTTTTCGCAACCTTTGGAAAAGCAAAGGTTATGCGGCCATCAACGTAGTTGGCCTGTCGGTCGCGTTTGTTATCAGCACCTTTCTGTTTCTAACCACCTATTTCCAGCTCAGTTTCGATTCGTTTCATACGGATGGTGACCGTGTTTATAAAGCCAATCTCTTCTTCAATGACCCCGAAAAGGCAAGTTATTCAGGAACATTACCGCTACCCTTCACCCCGGCCCTGAAAGCCGAGTACCCCGAAATAGAAGCCGCAGCACGACTGATGAACGGCAGCAACGTGGTTGAATACAAAGGGAAATTTTTCGACAAAAATGTCATGTTCACTGATCCTGACTTTTTGAAAATATTCTCATTCCCCCTACTCAAAGGAAACAGGGCAACCGCCCTCAATGACCGGAGCAATATTGTTATCAGTCAGAGTATGGCGAAGGCTATATTTGGCAAGGAAGATCCGATGGGCAAACGGGTGCTGCTGGGCCGGGATAGCAACGCAAAAGAATTCACCGTCAGTGGGGTATTAGCGGATTTTCCAACCAATTCAACCATTCAGTACGATGCCTTTATTCAGATTACCAACGCGGGTAATTACCAGTCGGATAAAGACAAATGGGATGCCATGTCGCATGCTGCTTACGTGAAGTTATCCCCCAATGTGAGCCGGGCAACGGTTGAAAACCGGTTAAAATCCTTTGCCACAAAATACTTTTCCGGCGACATCGAGAAGCTTAAAAAGAAAGGAGCCAAACCCGATGAACGGGGCGATTTGTTTGCCATACGGTTACAAAAATTGTCCGATATTCATTTTAACACAGAAACAGGTGGTAAATCGGGGGAGCCAATTACCCTAATATACGCCCTGGCCGGGATCGGCTTTTTCATTCTCCTGATCGCGTGCATCAACTTCATTAACCTGAGTATTGCCCGGTCCTTTATCCGAGCCAAAGAAGTAGGTGTTCGCAAGTCGCTTGGGGCGCTCAAAACACAATTATTTGTGCAGATATGGGGTGAAGCGGCTCTTATTTGCTTCGTTGGCTTTCTGGTTGGGATGGTCCTTACTTACCTCCTTCTACCAGCTTTCAACACGACGTTTCAGGGAAAACTCACCCTCGACTACATGCTGCAACCCGACAAACTGGTGCTCATACTGAGTTTATTTGGTCTAGTAACACTGGTGGCGGGTGGGTATCCAGCCTTGCAGATGTCGAAGTTCAACGCCGTCGATGTATTGAAAGGAAAGATAACGATGAAGCGACCGGGATTCCTGCGTAATTCGCTCATTGTAACCCAGTTCACTTTATCAACTTTGCTGATTTGCTGCACCATCATAGCTGTGCAGCAGGTACGCCACATGCGTGGGCAACCGCTCGGCTTTCAGAAGGAGGAAGTCATCAGCATTCCTGTGGGCAACCAGGAAGATGGCCAGTTGGTCCTCAAACGCATGCGCAATCGGCTGGCCAGCGACCCGACCATTATTGCCATAACCGGCAGTGGTGTTAACCTTGGTCTGGGCAAAGACAGAAGTACGTCCAGATCGGTCATGGGCTTCACCTATAAGGAAAAAGAAATTTCAACTGACTGGCTGCAAGTCGATTACGACTACCTTAAAACGCTTAATATCAAGCTCTTGTCAGGTCGAGAATTTAGCCCGGCTTATCCGTCAGATACACTCGACCGGGTGGTAATTACGGAAAGTATGGCCAAAATGATCGGCGAGAAAGATCCGGTAGGCAAATACTTCCAGACGGATACAGCGGGCGTAAAATACCAGATTATTGGCCTTGTCCCAGACTTTCATTTGTATTCGTCGAAGAGTGAGAAGAAGCCAATTACGATGTATCTGGCCCATTCGCAGCCTATCAGCTACGTTTTTGTTCGGGTAGCTCCGCAAAGTCTGGCGGGTTCGATGGACAAGCTGAAAGCGGTTTGGAAGGAAGTGGCACCGAAATCAGAGTTTATCGGGTCGTTTATGGACGAAAATACCAATGCCTGGTATAAAGGGGAAGAACAGCTCTCGAAGATTTTCAGCCTTGCGTCGAGCATAGCAATTCTGCTCTCCTGCCTAGGCCTGTTTGCTGTTGCACTGATGGTAATTGAACAGCGGACCAAAGAGATTGGCGTTCGTAAAGTACTGGGTGCCAGCATTCCGAATATTGTCTTCATTCTCTCGCAGGACTTCGTGAAGCTGGTCGTTCTGGCTATCGTTATTGCGACGCCCCTGGCCTGGTTCTTTATGCAAAAATGGCTGGATGGCTATTCCTACCGTATCGAAATAAGTGCCTGGATATTCGTTTTGGTTGGTATGGCCGCTATTTTGATTGCCCTCGCTACGGTCAGCTTTCACAGCATCAAAGCGGCCCTGATGAATCCCGTTAAGAGTTTACGAAGTGAATAA
- a CDS encoding collagen-like triple helix repeat-containing protein, whose amino-acid sequence MNRLPLIFVATCLCFVSFCFQQCQPKAGDPGPKGDTGATGPAGPTGPAGPQGATGTADVQYSPWISTTFTGGSTLYVGNITATPITQAVLDKADVRVYWNEGGRILSLPYAETFGTTTFTVHQRIYVGRIELRASYALTTQQFRYVIIPGAVAVNGRVGAIDYSDYKAVQKAFNIPD is encoded by the coding sequence ATGAATCGCTTACCGCTTATATTCGTCGCTACCTGCCTCTGTTTCGTTTCGTTTTGTTTTCAACAATGTCAGCCCAAAGCTGGCGACCCTGGCCCGAAGGGAGACACAGGCGCAACTGGCCCAGCCGGACCGACGGGTCCAGCGGGTCCGCAAGGGGCAACAGGCACTGCCGATGTGCAGTATTCACCCTGGATCAGTACGACATTCACAGGAGGTAGTACTTTGTATGTAGGTAATATAACTGCGACCCCCATTACACAAGCGGTGCTGGATAAGGCCGATGTTCGGGTGTACTGGAATGAAGGTGGTCGTATATTAAGCCTGCCATACGCAGAGACTTTTGGCACCACTACCTTTACGGTTCACCAACGAATTTATGTAGGTCGAATTGAACTTAGAGCCTCGTATGCGCTTACTACACAGCAGTTTAGGTACGTCATTATACCGGGTGCTGTAGCCGTTAACGGTCGTGTGGGCGCTATTGATTATAGCGATTACAAAGCGGTTCAAAAGGCGTTCAATATTCCTGACTAA
- the ypfJ gene encoding KPN_02809 family neutral zinc metallopeptidase: MRWLGGRESDNVEDRRGSGGGGLLVGGGIGSVVIAVIVMLLGGDPTEVLNQAAPSQATSPADQQAEGEAASFTRKTLASTEDVWTKVFADQGSQYRKPTLVMFDRATTSGCGTASEASGPFYCPADQKVYIDLSFYDELRDRFKVPGDFAMSYVIAHEIGHHVQKQLGIMDKVDGMRGQLSEREQNKLSVRLELQADFFAGVWANKAQGKTIELDKNDIESALTAANAIGDDRIQQETRGTVVPDAFTHGTSAQRVYWFSKGFKTGDINQGDTFNSREDANLQ; encoded by the coding sequence ATGCGTTGGTTAGGAGGACGTGAAAGTGATAATGTCGAAGATCGCCGGGGAAGCGGTGGTGGCGGCTTACTTGTAGGTGGCGGCATTGGCTCGGTTGTCATTGCGGTTATCGTGATGCTGTTGGGTGGCGACCCGACCGAAGTGCTGAATCAGGCTGCGCCCAGTCAGGCAACATCACCTGCCGATCAGCAGGCTGAGGGAGAAGCCGCCAGCTTTACCCGGAAAACATTAGCCAGCACAGAAGACGTCTGGACGAAAGTATTTGCCGATCAGGGGTCGCAATATCGCAAGCCAACACTGGTTATGTTTGATCGGGCAACTACGTCGGGATGCGGTACAGCTTCTGAAGCTTCGGGCCCTTTCTATTGCCCCGCCGACCAAAAAGTATACATCGATCTCTCGTTTTACGATGAACTCCGTGATCGGTTTAAGGTTCCCGGTGACTTTGCCATGTCCTATGTGATTGCTCATGAAATTGGGCACCACGTACAGAAGCAATTAGGTATCATGGACAAAGTAGATGGGATGCGAGGCCAGCTCAGCGAACGGGAACAAAACAAACTCTCGGTTCGCCTGGAATTACAGGCCGACTTTTTTGCCGGGGTATGGGCCAATAAAGCACAGGGCAAAACGATTGAACTGGATAAGAACGATATCGAGAGTGCCTTAACGGCAGCCAACGCCATTGGCGATGACCGGATTCAGCAGGAAACGCGCGGAACGGTGGTCCCCGATGCGTTTACACATGGTACATCAGCCCAGCGCGTCTACTGGTTTTCGAAGGGATTCAAAACCGGCGATATCAACCAGGGCGATACCTTCAATAGCCGCGAAGACGCTAATTTACAATAA
- a CDS encoding PAS domain S-box protein: MRWSAKTKDELVAEIQRLQHERSDVAVTDALPAFDVRHTVDQLNLVGLTIERDGTLSYANPYTYRVTAWQPEHIIGKNFFDVFILPADRAKLEHEFDEALTKGGFPEQKEITILARSGALRSVQVNSFIINGTDGHVSSFTIIGEDVTNKRRVASALSNTNAQLQDLVDNTSDLIQLLTLDGKFIFVNRAWREALGYSSEEISALNLRDVLHPDYAESTLGLLKRIQEGDKLPYVETVFRDKSGKTLFLSGSVNCRFDNGRPTAFRCILHDTTGKIRAEKSQKLYYSIANWTINTPNLGELYHKIHEELGNIMDARNFFIALYDASKTYLSFPYYVDEYFGGNMRFTKRKLGNGLIEYTILANKPLFLYEKDIRKLADREHVDLYGQLQPQVMLTAPLRIGDEITGIIGVKSYDDAQTYGPRDLELLEFISGQVALAIARKQSEARLDKQNARLNAIFDSSTYLIWSVNKALKLTSFNKNYARLIEYQLNEVPSIQASAPDLGWRMIGVDNRKNLEERYRQAFRGFAQNFELFFETPKGETYLEFHLNPILLAGGVIEEVSGIARDITNRKRAEIATRQSEEKFRGIFENLQDIYARVDRKGRITMISPSVFKRMGYTPDEVLGQDITQYFIDANEIRHAMFKLARNRSLRNFEASMRRKDGSERQFMFNMLMLNDGPGSDSVVAVLARDITELKRQSAELVKAKNEAERSLKVKEQFLANMSHEIRTPMNGIIGMIDLLNDTQLDEEQRSYVKTVKRSSETLLNILNDILDLSKIEAGKMVLHESPVAFKEIFEKLIALFGQQANSKNNELTYHLGPDLPTFVIADQTRLLQVLSNLTSNAIKFTENGTIRVEATLLSKHGKFNRIRVAVKDSGIGISPQNINLLFNSFSQVDTSSRKSFGGTGLGLAISKELATLMKGEIGVDSTVGMGSSFWFTIELKETSISPTQQTTEVAEIALANFFSAYHPKVLLVDDNAVNRKVASEILRKSGCVVITADSGPAAISEVQKTHGEGAEAGFDVIFMDIQMPDMDGVETTRNLRKQFGNQLPTIVAMTAYSMREDRERFISQGLDDYIAKPIRAQSLIAKVKELTDTKRAKQNTTPAKPAEPTQPAVDPKLPIIDEEIVGQLRDIGGQELVDSIMEEFVTEATDLVNGALAAYDLGDIPTVKSHLHTLKGSAGTIGIARVADIARTAEGKLKVNDTSGLLDALHALEESFNEFLTTWKS; the protein is encoded by the coding sequence ATGCGCTGGTCAGCTAAAACCAAAGATGAATTAGTAGCCGAGATTCAACGGCTACAACACGAACGCAGCGATGTCGCCGTAACAGATGCATTGCCCGCTTTCGATGTTCGGCATACGGTTGACCAACTGAATCTGGTTGGTCTCACCATTGAACGCGACGGCACGCTTAGTTACGCTAATCCGTATACCTATCGGGTTACGGCCTGGCAACCCGAGCACATCATCGGCAAAAACTTTTTCGACGTCTTTATTCTACCCGCCGACCGGGCCAAACTCGAACATGAGTTTGATGAGGCCTTGACAAAGGGGGGATTTCCTGAACAGAAAGAAATTACCATTCTGGCCCGGAGCGGTGCTCTGCGCAGCGTGCAGGTCAATTCGTTTATTATAAATGGTACTGATGGACACGTTTCATCGTTCACCATCATTGGCGAAGACGTAACGAACAAACGGCGGGTGGCATCGGCCCTCTCCAATACCAATGCCCAATTGCAGGACCTGGTCGATAACACCTCCGACCTGATCCAACTGCTGACACTCGACGGGAAATTCATCTTCGTCAACCGGGCCTGGCGCGAAGCTCTTGGCTACAGTTCCGAAGAAATTTCGGCCCTTAACCTGCGCGATGTCCTCCACCCCGACTATGCCGAAAGTACCCTCGGTCTGCTTAAACGCATACAGGAAGGCGACAAGCTGCCCTATGTAGAAACTGTTTTTCGGGACAAATCCGGGAAGACATTGTTTCTGTCGGGTAGCGTCAACTGCCGTTTCGATAACGGTCGCCCAACGGCGTTTCGTTGCATTCTGCACGATACAACGGGCAAAATCAGGGCCGAAAAATCGCAGAAGCTCTATTACAGCATCGCTAACTGGACCATCAATACGCCCAATCTCGGTGAACTCTATCACAAGATTCACGAAGAGTTGGGCAATATTATGGACGCCCGCAATTTCTTCATTGCCCTGTACGATGCCAGCAAAACTTATCTGTCTTTTCCGTACTACGTCGATGAATATTTTGGCGGCAATATGCGGTTTACGAAACGGAAACTGGGTAACGGATTGATCGAGTACACGATTCTGGCCAACAAGCCCTTGTTTCTGTACGAAAAAGACATTCGTAAGCTCGCCGACCGCGAACACGTTGATCTGTATGGCCAGCTTCAGCCACAGGTGATGCTGACAGCTCCGCTTCGTATTGGCGATGAGATTACGGGCATTATCGGGGTAAAATCGTACGACGACGCTCAAACCTACGGCCCCCGCGACCTCGAACTGCTGGAATTTATTTCTGGACAAGTGGCGCTGGCAATTGCCCGGAAGCAATCAGAAGCCCGGCTGGATAAACAGAATGCCCGACTGAATGCCATTTTCGATAGTAGCACCTACCTGATCTGGTCGGTCAACAAAGCGTTGAAATTGACCTCATTCAACAAAAACTACGCCCGGCTGATAGAGTACCAATTGAACGAAGTGCCGTCCATTCAGGCCAGTGCACCTGATCTGGGTTGGCGGATGATCGGGGTAGACAACCGGAAGAACCTTGAAGAACGGTATCGGCAGGCGTTTCGGGGGTTCGCCCAGAATTTTGAGCTGTTTTTCGAAACACCCAAGGGAGAAACGTATCTCGAATTTCACCTGAACCCTATTTTGCTGGCAGGGGGAGTTATCGAAGAAGTGTCGGGCATTGCGCGCGACATCACCAACCGCAAACGAGCTGAAATCGCGACTCGCCAGAGTGAAGAGAAATTCCGGGGTATTTTCGAAAACCTGCAGGATATTTATGCGCGTGTCGATCGGAAAGGGCGTATTACGATGATCAGTCCGTCGGTCTTTAAACGGATGGGGTACACACCCGACGAAGTGCTGGGACAGGATATAACCCAGTATTTCATCGACGCCAATGAAATACGGCATGCCATGTTCAAGCTGGCCCGCAACCGCAGCCTCCGGAACTTTGAAGCCAGCATGCGCCGTAAAGACGGCAGCGAACGCCAGTTTATGTTTAACATGCTGATGCTCAACGATGGGCCAGGCAGCGATTCGGTCGTGGCCGTTTTGGCCCGCGATATTACGGAGTTAAAGCGACAATCGGCTGAACTGGTTAAAGCGAAAAACGAGGCAGAGCGGTCATTGAAAGTAAAAGAGCAGTTTCTGGCCAACATGAGCCATGAAATCCGAACGCCGATGAACGGAATTATCGGCATGATCGACCTGCTGAATGACACGCAGTTGGACGAAGAACAACGCAGTTATGTCAAAACCGTCAAGCGGTCGTCGGAAACCCTGCTGAATATTCTGAACGATATTCTGGATTTGTCTAAAATCGAGGCCGGGAAAATGGTGCTCCATGAGTCGCCAGTGGCGTTTAAGGAGATTTTCGAGAAGTTGATTGCGCTATTCGGGCAACAGGCCAACTCTAAAAACAATGAACTAACCTACCATCTCGGTCCTGACTTACCCACTTTCGTTATCGCCGACCAGACCCGGCTGCTGCAGGTCCTGTCGAACCTGACCTCGAATGCCATTAAATTCACCGAGAACGGCACAATTCGAGTTGAAGCGACGCTACTCAGCAAACACGGAAAATTCAACCGAATCCGGGTGGCGGTGAAAGACTCGGGTATTGGCATCTCCCCGCAAAACATCAACCTGCTCTTTAATTCCTTTAGCCAGGTGGATACATCCTCCCGCAAATCGTTTGGAGGAACCGGCCTGGGCTTAGCTATCTCGAAAGAACTGGCGACGCTGATGAAAGGCGAAATTGGGGTCGATTCCACGGTAGGAATGGGCAGTTCGTTCTGGTTTACCATCGAACTGAAGGAAACCAGCATTAGCCCCACTCAACAAACTACGGAAGTTGCCGAAATTGCCCTTGCCAACTTCTTTAGCGCTTATCACCCCAAGGTGTTGCTGGTAGACGACAACGCGGTGAACCGCAAAGTAGCCAGCGAAATTCTACGAAAATCGGGCTGCGTTGTGATCACGGCCGATAGTGGCCCGGCCGCCATTAGTGAAGTGCAGAAAACCCACGGTGAAGGAGCCGAAGCCGGTTTCGACGTCATTTTCATGGACATTCAGATGCCCGATATGGATGGTGTAGAAACGACGAGGAATCTGCGTAAACAGTTTGGTAATCAATTGCCAACGATTGTTGCCATGACGGCCTATTCCATGCGCGAAGACCGCGAGCGGTTCATCAGCCAGGGCCTCGACGATTACATTGCCAAGCCGATTCGCGCTCAAAGCCTGATCGCTAAAGTGAAGGAGCTTACCGATACCAAGCGGGCGAAACAGAACACGACTCCGGCTAAGCCGGCTGAACCCACACAGCCTGCCGTCGATCCCAAACTACCCATTATCGATGAAGAGATTGTTGGGCAGCTTCGTGACATTGGCGGTCAGGAATTGGTTGACAGCATCATGGAAGAGTTCGTGACGGAGGCCACCGATCTGGTGAATGGTGCCCTGGCGGCCTACGATCTTGGCGATATTCCTACGGTGAAGAGCCATTTGCACACCTTAAAAGGAAGCGCAGGAACCATTGGTATAGCCCGCGTGGCCGACATTGCCCGAACGGCCGAAGGAAAGCTAAAAGTAAATGACACCAGTGGATTGCTAGACGCCCTTCATGCGCTGGAAGAATCGTTTAACGAATTCCTGACAACCTGGAAAAGCTAA
- a CDS encoding WG repeat-containing protein: MTDTELTDRLREAIVLDGPDAWRTNGYLEDARQAGLSEADAQKRAVAISQEVANNNLLFQNIQARIARLAQPSRIHLYDQDLNQIVNAASSLKLSPDFVRHQWVPTVLKRLGGESKAQQPQPVVESPVPAPPPIAEPVAKPAVDPFVERTPELPKPAVTPPEPVRSGNPVIEAPVYVSPPPVAPIERPLKPPSPPEPAPVVRSFTATPARVSKGQPVTLAWEVDNLLAVTIDDLGEGLSPTNRGWVKPTKTTDYTLFDANNNPLSTVRVEVIKPDRSGLYGVLFALTLLAVIYWFIKSTNKNDDGSTIDRKAEQTTSASDERPSSRKKKVKREKRQPKTETSETVEPTAEPTTKLPELAKKAEPPVSKPTREEKPVSVEPAPKPATPADARQGKYEEAFGDKPYDKVELGTDERGWRRARSNGRWGYVNANDEWVIQPEFEAVTPFRGNTAAVFLNGQLMTINRSGEQVKK; this comes from the coding sequence ATGACCGACACCGAACTGACCGACCGACTTCGTGAAGCCATCGTACTCGACGGCCCGGACGCCTGGCGTACAAACGGGTATCTGGAGGATGCCCGGCAGGCTGGTCTGTCAGAAGCCGATGCCCAGAAACGGGCAGTTGCCATTAGCCAGGAAGTGGCCAACAATAATCTGCTGTTTCAAAATATACAGGCCCGCATTGCCCGATTAGCCCAACCATCCCGGATTCATCTGTACGATCAGGATCTGAATCAGATCGTCAATGCGGCTAGTTCCTTAAAACTTTCCCCCGATTTTGTCCGGCATCAGTGGGTGCCAACGGTTCTAAAACGCTTAGGGGGCGAATCGAAAGCGCAACAGCCTCAACCGGTTGTGGAGTCGCCCGTTCCTGCTCCCCCACCGATTGCCGAACCCGTGGCAAAACCAGCCGTCGACCCGTTCGTTGAGCGGACGCCGGAACTACCGAAACCCGCTGTTACTCCTCCCGAACCAGTCCGGTCTGGTAACCCCGTCATTGAGGCCCCGGTTTATGTGTCGCCACCGCCAGTAGCACCGATTGAGCGACCTCTAAAGCCCCCCTCCCCACCAGAACCGGCGCCGGTTGTCCGGTCATTTACGGCTACCCCCGCTCGTGTCAGCAAAGGCCAGCCGGTTACTCTGGCCTGGGAAGTGGACAATTTGCTGGCCGTAACGATTGACGATTTGGGCGAGGGCTTGTCGCCAACAAATCGGGGGTGGGTAAAGCCGACGAAAACAACGGATTATACCCTATTTGACGCGAATAACAATCCCTTGAGTACCGTGCGGGTGGAAGTCATCAAACCAGATCGCAGTGGCTTGTACGGCGTTTTGTTCGCCCTGACCTTACTGGCTGTCATCTACTGGTTTATCAAAAGTACCAACAAAAACGACGACGGCTCAACCATTGACCGGAAAGCAGAGCAGACAACCAGCGCTTCGGATGAACGCCCTTCAAGCCGAAAAAAAAAAGTAAAGCGCGAGAAACGACAGCCAAAAACCGAGACAAGTGAAACGGTTGAACCAACAGCCGAGCCAACCACAAAACTACCCGAGCTCGCTAAAAAAGCCGAACCTCCTGTAAGTAAACCGACTCGGGAAGAAAAACCAGTTTCGGTTGAACCAGCGCCCAAACCAGCTACCCCGGCCGATGCGCGTCAGGGCAAATACGAAGAGGCCTTCGGGGATAAACCATACGATAAAGTTGAATTGGGTACTGATGAGCGAGGCTGGCGTCGGGCTCGAAGCAACGGCCGATGGGGCTATGTCAATGCAAATGACGAATGGGTGATTCAGCCAGAATTTGAGGCCGTCACCCCTTTCCGGGGCAATACGGCCGCCGTATTCCTGAACGGACAGCTTATGACGATTAACCGTTCAGGGGAACAGGTGAAGAAATGA
- a CDS encoding PadR family transcriptional regulator has product MNRAYLGEFEELVLLTVAVLEGQAYGVTVAGELKQRTSRIISLSGVHIALYRLEEKGFLLSELGGATNERGGRRKRFFTVTAAGKQTLREMRDVRNQLWDSIPTTSLI; this is encoded by the coding sequence ATGAACAGAGCCTATTTGGGGGAATTCGAAGAGCTGGTTTTACTGACAGTCGCGGTACTGGAAGGGCAGGCTTATGGCGTAACCGTTGCGGGTGAACTAAAGCAGCGCACCAGCCGCATCATCAGTCTGAGTGGTGTTCATATCGCGCTATATCGACTGGAAGAAAAGGGGTTCCTGCTCTCTGAACTGGGTGGCGCTACCAATGAACGGGGCGGCCGTCGGAAACGATTCTTTACCGTTACCGCTGCTGGGAAACAAACCTTGCGTGAAATGAGAGACGTACGCAATCAACTCTGGGACTCCATTCCAACGACTTCGCTGATCTGA